From one Flavobacteriales bacterium genomic stretch:
- the recA gene encoding recombinase RecA, with translation MATEINKEKLKALQLTMDKLEKTFGKGAVMKLGDDAIEQVEVIPSGSLGLDLALGVGGYPKGRVVEIYGPESSGKTTLAIHAIAEAQKKGGICAIVDAEHAFDRFYAESLGVDTENLLISQPDNGEQALEIADNLIRSGAIDLLVVDSVAALTPRAEIEGEMGDSAVGMQARLMSKALRKLTGTISKTGCCCIFINQLREKIGVMFGNPETTTGGNALKFYASIRLDIRRVTQLKEGENVIGNRTRVKVVKNKVAPPFRKAEFDIMFGKGVSKTGEIIDMAVELNIVKKSGSWFSYEDNKLGQGRDAVRQLLEDNPELSAELEHRIKEAVAKTEQPVMA, from the coding sequence ATGGCTACCGAGATCAACAAAGAGAAACTGAAGGCCCTGCAACTCACCATGGACAAGCTGGAGAAGACCTTCGGCAAGGGCGCGGTGATGAAGCTCGGCGACGACGCGATCGAGCAAGTGGAAGTGATCCCGTCGGGCTCGCTTGGTCTTGATCTGGCGCTCGGCGTCGGTGGTTATCCGAAGGGGCGCGTGGTGGAGATCTATGGCCCGGAGAGCTCCGGCAAGACCACCCTGGCTATCCATGCCATTGCAGAAGCGCAGAAGAAAGGCGGCATCTGCGCGATCGTGGACGCAGAGCATGCCTTCGACCGGTTCTATGCCGAGAGCCTGGGCGTCGATACCGAGAACCTGCTGATCAGCCAGCCCGACAATGGCGAGCAGGCGCTGGAGATCGCCGACAACCTGATCCGCTCGGGCGCCATCGACCTGCTGGTGGTCGATAGCGTGGCCGCGCTCACACCGCGCGCTGAGATCGAGGGCGAGATGGGCGATAGCGCCGTGGGCATGCAGGCCCGCTTGATGAGCAAGGCTTTGCGCAAGCTCACGGGCACCATCAGCAAGACCGGTTGCTGCTGCATCTTCATCAACCAATTGCGCGAGAAGATCGGCGTGATGTTCGGCAACCCCGAGACCACCACCGGCGGGAATGCCCTGAAGTTCTACGCCAGCATCCGCCTCGACATCCGCCGCGTGACGCAGCTGAAGGAAGGCGAGAACGTGATCGGCAACCGCACGCGCGTGAAAGTGGTGAAGAACAAGGTGGCCCCGCCTTTCCGGAAGGCCGAGTTCGATATCATGTTCGGCAAGGGTGTGAGCAAGACCGGCGAGATCATCGATATGGCGGTGGAGTTGAACATCGTGAAGAAGAGCGGCAGCTGGTTCAGCTATGAGGACAACAAGCTGGGCCAGGGCCGGGATGCCGTGCGCCAATTGCTCGAGGACAACCCCGAGCTCAGCGCCGAACTGGAGCATCGCATCAAGGAAGCGGTGGCTAAGACCGAGCAGCCGGTCATGGCCTGA
- a CDS encoding tetratricopeptide repeat protein, translating to MRTTFVTAALVPALVLLSCGQQPAGEGEAGPPEGSLAWIEQRIIEEPSDPASFALRARYFESLDSVRLAEADWKRAIALDSLTAEWRIALGSLYFSKLRVLDAENTLRRAVAVEPGSIEARSKLSEVFLMQSRFTEAMAEANAALRIDPLQGSTYNLKAWIHRLAGDTNLAISSYQTAIERDPTLYDSYLSLGVLHAARHDDLALAYYDNAIALRPSSVEALYNKAMYAQEHGRDSLALALYGLMKGIDPDYPAPYYNTGYILLEHQRRITEARNEFSKAIDKLPTYVQAYYSRGVTYELEGELDSAYADYKLAIRLDPQYTDAALGLNRLAEKGVNVKPR from the coding sequence ATGAGAACCACATTCGTCACGGCCGCGCTCGTTCCAGCATTGGTGCTCCTGTCCTGTGGGCAGCAACCTGCCGGTGAAGGGGAGGCTGGACCACCGGAAGGCAGCTTGGCCTGGATTGAGCAGCGCATCATCGAAGAACCCAGCGACCCGGCTTCCTTCGCCCTGCGCGCGCGCTATTTCGAGAGCCTCGACAGCGTGCGGCTGGCCGAAGCCGATTGGAAACGTGCCATCGCGTTGGATAGCCTGACGGCTGAGTGGCGCATCGCGCTGGGCAGCCTCTACTTCTCGAAGCTGCGGGTGCTCGATGCGGAGAACACCCTCCGGCGCGCGGTGGCCGTTGAGCCGGGCAGCATCGAAGCACGGTCGAAGCTCAGCGAGGTCTTCCTGATGCAATCCCGCTTCACCGAGGCCATGGCCGAAGCGAATGCGGCGCTGCGGATCGATCCGCTGCAGGGCAGCACCTACAACCTGAAGGCCTGGATCCATCGCCTGGCGGGCGACACGAACCTGGCGATCAGCAGCTACCAGACAGCCATTGAGCGCGATCCCACGCTCTATGACAGCTACCTATCGCTGGGCGTGCTGCACGCCGCAAGGCACGATGACCTCGCACTGGCCTATTACGACAATGCGATCGCCTTGCGCCCCAGCAGCGTGGAGGCGCTCTATAACAAGGCGATGTATGCTCAGGAGCATGGCCGCGACAGCCTGGCTCTGGCGCTCTACGGGCTCATGAAGGGAATCGACCCAGACTACCCCGCGCCGTACTACAACACCGGTTATATCCTGCTTGAGCATCAACGGCGCATCACGGAGGCGCGGAACGAGTTCAGCAAGGCCATCGACAAGCTGCCCACCTACGTGCAAGCCTACTACAGCCGGGGCGTCACCTATGAGTTGGAAGGGGAACTCGACAGCGCTTACGCAGACTACAAGTTGGCCATTCGCTTGGACCCGCAGTACACTGACGCCGCATTGGGTTTGAATCGGCTGGCGGAGAAGGGCGTGAATGTCAAGCCCCGCTGA
- a CDS encoding sulfite exporter TauE/SafE family protein: MAPEAIAFFVLLLAAEVLGTIGGFGSSMLVMPLAGFFLPFDQALGLTALFHVFSNGAKMILFREGVSRWLLLWLGIPAVIGVIVGARLTVRFDERMLSLLLGALLVCMGVLLLIRSQWKLKATRGNAVWGGAVSGAIAGLAGTGGAVRGVTLAAFGLSKNAFVSTSAWIDMGVDLSRSVVYASQGFMSAGVLAYLPAMAVASFGGSWIGKRLLARIPQESFRKIVLGLVVAMGAISIWRAWPTAA; the protein is encoded by the coding sequence GTGGCTCCGGAAGCAATCGCCTTCTTCGTGCTGCTGCTGGCGGCTGAAGTGCTCGGCACCATCGGCGGCTTCGGTTCCAGCATGCTCGTGATGCCGCTCGCGGGGTTCTTCCTGCCCTTCGATCAGGCTTTGGGCCTCACGGCCCTCTTCCATGTGTTCAGCAACGGCGCCAAGATGATCCTTTTCCGTGAAGGGGTCTCACGCTGGCTCCTCCTTTGGCTCGGCATCCCAGCCGTCATCGGCGTCATCGTGGGCGCGCGGCTCACAGTGCGATTCGATGAACGCATGCTCTCCTTGCTGCTTGGTGCGCTGCTCGTATGCATGGGCGTACTGCTGCTCATCCGCAGCCAATGGAAACTGAAGGCCACAAGGGGCAATGCTGTTTGGGGCGGGGCAGTGAGCGGCGCCATCGCTGGATTGGCCGGTACCGGAGGGGCCGTGCGCGGGGTCACGCTGGCGGCTTTCGGCCTCTCCAAGAATGCCTTCGTGAGCACCAGTGCTTGGATTGACATGGGCGTGGACCTCAGCCGTAGCGTAGTGTACGCCTCACAGGGCTTCATGTCCGCTGGGGTGCTTGCCTACCTGCCGGCCATGGCCGTGGCGAGTTTCGGCGGCAGCTGGATAGGCAAGCGATTGCTCGCGCGCATCCCGCAGGAGAGCTTCCGAAAGATCGTGCTCGGGCTTGTGGTGGCCATGGGCGCCATCTCCATTTGGCGCGCTTGGCCCACGGCAGCCTGA
- a CDS encoding response regulator produces MRTILLIEDDADMRDNTAEILELANYRVMKAENGRRGIEMARKEKPDLVLCDIMMPELDGYSVLHLLGKDPATAELPFIFLSAKTERVDIRKGMELGADDYLTKPFEESELLNAIEGRLKRSELFRKGFDGGVDGLNKFLDQARGLEALKELSKDRKTRKLPAKEMLFHEGDELRHVPYLITGKVRTFKINNDGKEFVTGLHGPGDFIGYMGLLEGGFALEAAETMEPCEVALVPREDLLALLYKDRDVSIRFIKMLARDVKEKEQHLLQLAYASVRQRVGQALLRIHARYAEKQTSALGVKISREDLASVVGTATESLIRCLTDLKDEGMIATQGREIVIKNMSKLEQLASR; encoded by the coding sequence ATGCGAACCATCCTCCTGATCGAAGACGATGCCGATATGCGCGACAACACCGCCGAGATCCTCGAGCTCGCGAATTACCGGGTGATGAAAGCGGAGAACGGGCGAAGGGGAATCGAAATGGCGCGCAAGGAGAAGCCGGACCTTGTGCTATGCGACATCATGATGCCCGAGCTCGATGGCTATAGCGTACTGCATCTGCTCGGCAAGGACCCGGCAACCGCTGAATTGCCCTTCATCTTCCTCAGCGCGAAGACCGAGCGCGTCGATATCCGCAAAGGCATGGAGCTGGGTGCGGATGACTACCTCACCAAGCCTTTCGAGGAAAGCGAATTGCTCAACGCCATCGAAGGTCGCCTGAAGCGCTCCGAGCTTTTCCGGAAAGGATTCGACGGTGGCGTGGACGGCTTGAACAAGTTCCTGGACCAAGCGCGCGGACTTGAAGCCTTGAAGGAGCTTAGCAAGGACCGCAAGACGCGCAAGCTGCCGGCCAAGGAGATGCTGTTCCACGAGGGTGATGAGCTGCGCCACGTCCCCTACCTCATCACCGGCAAGGTGCGCACCTTCAAGATCAATAACGACGGAAAGGAATTCGTCACAGGCCTCCATGGCCCTGGCGATTTCATCGGCTACATGGGCCTGCTCGAAGGAGGCTTCGCCCTGGAAGCTGCTGAGACCATGGAGCCTTGTGAGGTTGCGCTGGTGCCTCGCGAGGACCTGCTCGCCTTGTTGTACAAGGATCGCGATGTGAGCATCCGTTTCATCAAGATGCTGGCCCGTGACGTGAAAGAGAAGGAACAGCACCTGCTGCAACTCGCGTATGCAAGCGTGCGACAGCGGGTTGGCCAAGCCCTATTGCGCATCCATGCGCGCTACGCGGAGAAGCAAACCAGCGCACTCGGCGTGAAGATCAGCCGTGAGGACCTGGCCAGCGTGGTGGGCACTGCAACGGAATCACTGATCCGCTGCCTCACCGACCTCAAGGATGAAGGCATGATCGCAACGCAAGGGCGCGAGATCGTGATCAAGAACATGTCGAAGCTGGAGCAATTGGCCAGCCGTTAA
- a CDS encoding PAS domain S-box protein, which produces MLRSSGGTFAESDTAKVCELLFMTATEGLVVVDADGRIMMQNPSLARMFGYQESDLLGRGIEELLPDSLRAKHAVHRAAYDQNPVQRSMGMGMELKGMRQDGSVFPVEVSLNHFEVDGKRYVMALVSDITLRRLAEDELVRTNVELEDRVELRTSELKAAQEGLKGALEKERELHALKGRFVSMASHEFRTPLSTIMGSIDLIARYASEDEKVDKHVKRIRSKVRELTAMLNEFLSLERIEQGVVQVQTSEIDIVHQCIEQIEELRGLAKPGQRIDYDHDGLERMISTDAQMLGHVVTNLVSNAVKYSPAGTPVTLRTSIENGRLTITVTDQGVGIPAEDQQHLFDRFFRGSNVTTIQGTGLGLNIVKRYLGLLGGTITFTSKPGETIFTVELPEHSPTNSN; this is translated from the coding sequence ATGCTGCGAAGCTCTGGTGGCACGTTCGCTGAATCGGACACGGCGAAGGTCTGTGAACTGCTCTTCATGACGGCCACCGAGGGACTCGTGGTGGTGGATGCCGACGGCCGCATCATGATGCAGAACCCCAGCCTGGCGCGCATGTTCGGGTATCAGGAGAGCGACCTGTTAGGTCGCGGCATCGAGGAACTGCTGCCTGATTCCCTTCGCGCCAAGCATGCCGTCCATCGGGCCGCATACGATCAGAATCCGGTGCAGCGCAGCATGGGCATGGGCATGGAACTCAAAGGCATGCGGCAGGATGGAAGCGTATTCCCGGTGGAGGTGAGCCTGAATCACTTCGAGGTGGATGGCAAGCGATACGTGATGGCACTGGTCTCGGACATCACCCTCCGACGGCTGGCTGAAGATGAACTGGTGCGAACCAACGTTGAGCTGGAGGACCGAGTGGAACTGCGCACCAGTGAGCTGAAAGCTGCACAAGAGGGGCTGAAGGGCGCTTTGGAGAAGGAGCGTGAGCTGCATGCGCTGAAGGGCCGCTTCGTGAGCATGGCGAGCCACGAGTTCCGCACCCCCTTGAGCACCATCATGGGCAGCATCGATCTGATCGCGCGCTACGCCAGCGAGGACGAGAAGGTGGACAAGCACGTCAAGCGCATCCGCTCGAAGGTGCGGGAGCTCACGGCCATGCTCAACGAGTTCCTCTCGCTCGAGCGCATCGAACAGGGCGTAGTGCAGGTGCAGACCTCGGAGATCGATATTGTGCACCAGTGCATTGAGCAGATCGAAGAACTGCGGGGCCTGGCCAAGCCGGGACAGCGCATCGACTACGACCACGATGGCCTGGAGCGCATGATCTCAACGGACGCGCAGATGCTCGGTCACGTGGTCACCAATCTGGTCAGCAACGCGGTGAAATACAGCCCGGCTGGAACGCCCGTTACCCTCCGCACATCGATCGAGAACGGCCGTCTCACCATCACGGTGACCGATCAGGGCGTGGGCATCCCTGCCGAGGACCAGCAGCACCTCTTCGACCGCTTCTTCCGCGGCAGCAACGTGACCACCATCCAAGGCACCGGCCTCGGGCTCAATATCGTGAAGCGCTACCTGGGACTGCTCGGCGGTACCATCACGTTCACCAGCAAGCCGGGCGAGACCATCTTCACCGTGGAGCTGCCGGAGCATTCCCCGACCAATTCCAACTGA
- a CDS encoding cysteine dioxygenase family protein encodes MSPFPIRSIDELLKELLRHREPDAYGPTLQRYEVPTRDLEPYFRWNPRHYTRTCIHRNDDFELLVICYEPGQRTSIHDYDSQTAWIHPVMGEVVEESYATIPEGGLKMLTEHHLAPGTDDVLSNGRSIHRFINPGPDRAVTLNLYAKPMSKWRVYDERTGAASISPAGPPR; translated from the coding sequence ATGTCACCATTTCCCATACGATCCATCGACGAGCTTCTGAAGGAGCTGCTACGCCATCGCGAGCCGGATGCCTATGGCCCTACCCTGCAGCGCTATGAAGTGCCCACACGCGATCTGGAGCCGTATTTCCGGTGGAACCCGCGGCACTACACGAGAACGTGCATCCACCGGAACGATGATTTCGAGCTGCTCGTGATCTGCTACGAGCCGGGCCAGCGCACCAGCATCCATGATTACGACAGCCAGACCGCGTGGATCCATCCGGTGATGGGCGAGGTGGTGGAGGAGAGCTACGCCACCATTCCTGAAGGCGGCCTGAAAATGCTCACCGAGCATCACCTCGCGCCTGGCACCGACGATGTGCTCAGCAACGGCCGCTCCATCCATCGATTCATCAACCCGGGCCCCGACCGCGCCGTGACACTGAACCTGTACGCCAAGCCCATGAGCAAATGGCGGGTGTATGATGAGCGTACCGGAGCAGCCAGTATCTCTCCCGCCGGTCCGCCACGATGA
- a CDS encoding Crp/Fnr family transcriptional regulator, with product MFKTEELAMAVEREGIRRKLSAGEVLMTVGDAITHIPIVVSGSLRILAQNAKGQERFLYHIMPGESCAMSLNCCSGMQPSPVVAIVEEDAELIMIPARCMEEWMSYPEWRRFVGDTQNQRFNELLETIEVVAFTRLDEQLWTYLVKRAQATGEHTLKVTHQEVAQELNSPREVITRLLHQLAQRGKVTLSRGAITVVDTKA from the coding sequence ATGTTCAAAACGGAGGAGTTGGCCATGGCCGTGGAGCGGGAGGGCATCCGCCGCAAGCTCTCAGCCGGAGAGGTGCTCATGACCGTGGGCGATGCGATCACTCACATCCCCATCGTGGTGAGCGGCAGCCTGCGCATACTGGCGCAGAATGCGAAGGGCCAGGAGCGCTTCCTGTATCACATCATGCCCGGTGAGAGCTGCGCTATGAGCCTTAACTGCTGCAGCGGCATGCAGCCGAGCCCTGTGGTGGCCATCGTCGAGGAGGATGCCGAACTCATCATGATCCCGGCTCGGTGCATGGAGGAGTGGATGTCCTATCCTGAATGGCGCCGCTTCGTGGGCGACACCCAGAATCAGCGGTTCAATGAGCTTCTGGAGACCATCGAGGTGGTGGCCTTCACCAGGCTCGACGAGCAGCTCTGGACCTATCTGGTGAAGCGGGCCCAGGCCACCGGAGAGCATACGCTCAAGGTGACCCACCAAGAGGTGGCGCAGGAACTCAATTCCCCGCGCGAGGTGATCACCAGGCTCCTCCATCAGCTCGCACAACGCGGCAAGGTGACCTTGTCGCGCGGCGCGATCACCGTGGTGGATACCAAGGCCTGA
- a CDS encoding DUF2892 domain-containing protein, whose product MKPNMGTADRVMRVILAAVMAILYFTDTVGGTLGLVMLVLAAVFLLTSFIRFCPLYAPFGISTCKAK is encoded by the coding sequence ATGAAACCGAACATGGGAACTGCCGATCGCGTGATGCGCGTGATACTCGCCGCCGTGATGGCCATCCTCTACTTCACCGACACCGTTGGCGGAACCTTGGGCTTGGTGATGCTCGTGCTCGCTGCTGTCTTCCTGCTCACCAGCTTCATCCGCTTCTGTCCATTGTATGCGCCATTCGGGATCAGCACCTGCAAGGCGAAATGA
- a CDS encoding sulfite exporter TauE/SafE family protein, whose amino-acid sequence MNPLLGTALLLGVAGSAHCLGMCGPIALAVPSPRPDWRSRLSSTVLLNSGRVATYALIGAAFGFFGHGLRLVGLQQASSIIAGIILLLSIAVPGALERWLPASRAALLISRLRSSLARNLKRTAPEALVLTGMLNGLLPCGLVYAAAIGSAVMGTVGQGALYMLLFGMGTWPMLFALRMGSAMLGQRARQSLRRASPVLVGMVALLLVLRGLELGIPYLSPIGPLIGAEAATCHP is encoded by the coding sequence ATGAACCCATTGCTGGGCACGGCTCTATTGCTTGGCGTGGCCGGCAGTGCGCATTGCTTGGGCATGTGCGGCCCTATTGCCCTAGCGGTGCCCTCCCCAAGGCCCGATTGGCGGTCGCGCTTATCGAGCACGGTGCTCTTGAACAGTGGTCGGGTGGCCACGTATGCGCTCATCGGCGCTGCATTCGGCTTCTTCGGACATGGATTGAGGCTCGTGGGCCTGCAGCAGGCGTCATCCATCATTGCCGGCATCATCCTGCTCTTAAGCATCGCGGTGCCTGGTGCGCTTGAACGCTGGCTTCCCGCATCGCGTGCGGCGCTGCTCATCAGCAGGCTGCGGTCTTCGCTGGCGCGGAACCTGAAGCGCACCGCACCGGAGGCACTGGTGCTCACCGGCATGCTCAATGGCCTCCTCCCCTGCGGACTGGTCTATGCGGCGGCCATTGGATCGGCGGTGATGGGCACCGTCGGCCAAGGCGCGCTGTACATGCTGCTCTTCGGCATGGGCACATGGCCGATGCTCTTCGCCCTGCGCATGGGCAGCGCGATGCTCGGGCAACGAGCGCGTCAATCGTTGCGGCGCGCATCGCCGGTGCTGGTTGGCATGGTGGCCTTGCTGCTGGTGCTGCGCGGATTGGAGCTCGGCATCCCCTACCTGAGCCCCATCGGCCCCCTGATCGGTGCCGAGGCTGCGACATGCCATCCTTGA
- a CDS encoding FixH family protein, producing MNWGKGLAISLIAFAAMMAAFGIASARRTESLVTDEYYAEELRFQQRIDAQGRAHALSAPVEFIPERGRLRIQFPAELAGKTITGELQMLRPNDPRADRKLSLKANEAGAFVSDPLDLWPGRYDASLEWQCDGVTYHSAEKLVVQ from the coding sequence ATGAACTGGGGAAAAGGACTTGCCATCAGCCTGATCGCCTTCGCGGCGATGATGGCCGCTTTCGGGATCGCCAGCGCACGCCGCACTGAATCGCTGGTGACCGATGAGTACTACGCCGAGGAGCTGCGCTTCCAGCAGCGCATCGATGCACAAGGACGGGCGCATGCTCTGAGCGCTCCCGTGGAGTTCATTCCGGAAAGGGGCCGCCTGCGCATCCAGTTCCCTGCTGAGCTGGCCGGCAAAACGATTACGGGCGAGCTCCAAATGCTCAGGCCGAACGATCCGCGCGCAGACCGGAAGCTGAGCCTCAAGGCCAATGAAGCGGGTGCTTTCGTGTCCGATCCACTGGACCTCTGGCCGGGCCGTTACGATGCGTCGTTGGAATGGCAGTGCGACGGCGTCACATATCACAGCGCTGAGAAGCTGGTCGTGCAATGA